The following is a genomic window from Gemmatimonadota bacterium.
TGGGGACCTTCTATCACATTGAAACCCCCCAGGACGCCGCCGCCGAAGTCGTGCGCGTCAACAACGCCTATCCGGATATCGAGGGATGGGCCATGGTCGGCGGATGGGCGCTCTTCACGCAGACCCTGCTGACCGACCTGGATCCCGAGCGCATGAAGATCATCTCGGTAGACGCGCTGCCGCCCCAGCTGACCTACATCGAACAGGGCATCGTACCCGTGTTGTGGGGCCAGCCGACCTACCTGTGGGGATACGAATCCGTCCGCCTGATCGTCGAGAAGATCCACCTGAAGCAGGATGTGCCCGTGATCAATCCCCTCGAACTGGTCCACGTGTCCCGGGAGAACCTCGGCGAATGGGCGGCGATGCTCCAGGGGTGGGGATTCACCGACGTGCCGGAACGGTACCTGCAGATGGATAAACAACCCGCGTCGGGCGACTGATCCAGATTAGGCGTCCGTCTTCCGCGGGTCGTCCGGCCCTCCGGTTACCTCATGGAACAGAACCGACCGAACCCCTACATCGAATTCGACCGGATCACGAAGCGGTTTCCCGGCGTGACGGCCCTCGACGAAGTAACCTTCGGAATCGAAGCGGGTACCTGCCATGCCGTGGTCGGCGAGAACGGCGCCGGCAAGAGCACGCTGGGCCGCATCCTGACCGGCATATACGGCCTCGACGGCGGACAGATCCGCATCGACGGCCGGCCCGTGCAGCTTCTTGAACCGGGAGACGCCCTGGAACTGGGCATCGGCATGGTCCACCAGGAGCTTGTTTTCTGCGAGAACCTCTCCGTCGCCGAGAACCTCTGCCTGGGGAACCTGCCGGCCCGGAGCGGGTTCGTCTCCGACCGGAAGATGGCGTTACGCGCGCGTCAACTGCTGTCGGCGATCGAGGTCGACATGGATGTGGAGACGCCCATCGGAAAACTGCCGGTGGCCCAGCAGCAACTCGTTCAGATCGCGGCGGCCCTGGGTAGCGGCGCCCGCGTGATCGTCTTCGACGAGCCGACCAGCAGCCTATCCCACGTGGAAGCGGAACGGCTGCGTGAGAACATCCGTCATCTCAAGTCGAAGGGGGTTACGTCGATCTACATCTCCCACGACCTGGACGAGATCTTCCGTCTGTGTGACGTCGTGACCGTGCTTCGAGACGGACGGCACGTGGCCACCCGGCCGGTCGCTGAACTCGACCGGCCGTCATTGATCAACCTCATGATCGGCCGCACCTTCGAGGCCTATTTCCCCTCCCACGTGGACACCGAACCCGGCGGAGAGATGCTGGCCGTGGAAAACCTGTCGAGTCCCGGCAGGTTCGAGGACGTGTCCTTCTCGGTACGGTCCGGGGAGGTACTGGCCCTGGCCGGCCTGGTGGGCGCCGGCCGTACCGAAGTGCTGCAGGCCGTGTTCGGGTTGGACCCCATGGCCACGGGCAGGATCAAAGTATCCGGCCGGCCGGCGAGGATCCGGCATCCGATCGACGCCATGCGGTCGGGCATCGGCCTCGTGCCCGAAGACCGCAAGCGCTTCGGCCTCGTCCTGTCGCTCCGTGTGGACCAGAACATCGGGTTGCCCACCCTGGCCAGCCGGTCCGACTTCGGATGGATCCGCGGCAGCCGGGAGGAAGACCTGGCCGGGGAATACGTGAGGCGGCTGTCGGTGCGGCCCGACAACGTCCGGTACGACACGGCGGGACTGTCGGGCGGCAATCAGCAGAAGGTGGTCCTGGCCAAGTGGCTGGCCGCGAACTGCCCGATCCTGCTCATCGACGAACCCACCCGGGGGGTGGACGTGGGCGCCAAGTCGGAGATGCACGCCCTCATCGATCAACTGGCCCATGAAGGCACGGCCATTATTCTCGTATCGAGCGAACTGCCCGAGGTGCTCAACCTGTCGACGCGGATCCTCGTGCTGCGTTCCGGGCGTGTGGCCGGAGAACTCTCTCGCGATGACGCGGA
Proteins encoded in this region:
- a CDS encoding sugar ABC transporter ATP-binding protein, producing the protein MEQNRPNPYIEFDRITKRFPGVTALDEVTFGIEAGTCHAVVGENGAGKSTLGRILTGIYGLDGGQIRIDGRPVQLLEPGDALELGIGMVHQELVFCENLSVAENLCLGNLPARSGFVSDRKMALRARQLLSAIEVDMDVETPIGKLPVAQQQLVQIAAALGSGARVIVFDEPTSSLSHVEAERLRENIRHLKSKGVTSIYISHDLDEIFRLCDVVTVLRDGRHVATRPVAELDRPSLINLMIGRTFEAYFPSHVDTEPGGEMLAVENLSSPGRFEDVSFSVRSGEVLALAGLVGAGRTEVLQAVFGLDPMATGRIKVSGRPARIRHPIDAMRSGIGLVPEDRKRFGLVLSLRVDQNIGLPTLASRSDFGWIRGSREEDLAGEYVRRLSVRPDNVRYDTAGLSGGNQQKVVLAKWLAANCPILLIDEPTRGVDVGAKSEMHALIDQLAHEGTAIILVSSELPEVLNLSTRILVLRSGRVAGELSRDDADQGAVMRMMAGV